The Pectobacterium wasabiae CFBP 3304 DNA segment ATGGCGACCAGTACCACGACCAGCAAAAAGGTCGGGAAGGTCTGGAACAGTTCGGTGATGTGAACCAGCAGGTCATCCACTCGACCACCAAAATAACCCGCCAGCGCACCGATGACGGTGCCAATTAACAGGCTGACCATCACGGCCGAGAAGCCGATTTGCAAGGAAACCTGTGAGCCGTGGACGATGCCAGCCGCGATATCCCGGCCCATCGAATCGGTTCCTAATGGGAAGTCAGGGTTTTCGCCCGGCCACAAGAAAGGCTGGGCGACCATATCCAGTGGATCGCCGGGATACAGTAGCGGCGCGAATACCGCCATCAGAAATACCGTAATCAGCAACAGTAGACCTGCCATCCCCGCAGGATTACGGATAAATGCACGCACCTCCGGCGACAGGAGAAAAGGCGTTTTTAACGCATGAGTCGTCGCTGAGTGAACGCCATCAACTGCGGCTTTCTTCGGCGTGAGGTTTTCAGGAGAAAGGTTATTCATATCAGCGAGCCTTAATTCGGGGATCGAGCCAGGATTGCAGCAGGTCCACCAGCACATTAGCCAAAATGACTAAGAAAGCGGAAAGCAGCAGGACACCCAGCAAGACGTTGAAATCGCGCGCCATCACCGCTTCCAGCGCCAGGCGGCCCAGTCCCGGCCAGCTAAAGACCGTCTCGACCACGGCTGCTCCGCCCAGCAGATTGCCGAAATGCATACCCGCAACGGTAGTAATTGGCAGCAGCGCACAGCGCAGAATGTGTCTGACGGTGACCCACAGCGGCGATAGTCCTTTGGCATGGGCGGTACGCACAAAATCCTGCTGGGCGATTTCCAGCATGGCCGCGCGGGTAAGGCGGGCATAAATAGCAATAAAAAAGCTGCTCAGCGCCAGTACCGGAAGAATGGCATGCTGCAACATATCCTTGAAGTACGCCCAGCCAGTCAGGTTTGCGCCAATGGTGATGTTGCCGCCGCTTGGCAGCCAATCAAGATGAACAGAAAACAGAATCAGCGTCATCAGGCCGATCCAAAACCCCGGTGTGGAATAGAGCAGCAGCGCGATCAGAGAAAGCACGCGATCGGGCCATTTACCCGCCCATACCGCCATTATCGCTCCCAGTGTGATACCGATAACGATGGCGAATACCTGTGATAGCAGCATCAGGAACAGCGTGCCCGGCAGCCGTGACAGGATCAGGTCCATCACTGGTGCGTTGTAGCGGGGAGAGAAGCCGAGGCTGAACTGGGCCAAATTGCCCAAATAAACCGAAAGTTGTTGCAGTATGGGCTGATCGAGACCGAATTGGGCGCGCAGGTGTGCCATGGTTGCTTCGGTTGCGTTGCCTGATTCGCCGGCCAGCACATCAACGGCGTCTCCCGGCACCAACTGCAACAGGAAAAACACCAGAATGATAATGCCAATCGCCGTTGGCAGCGCATGAAGCAGGGTACGCCACAGTACGCGCCCGATTCGTTCTACTTTATTCATCACATACCTTCATGAGAGTTCCCCTGCCCGCGCAGGGGAATGCTGTATTACGATTACTGATCCAGCCACACGTCGGCCAGGCTGCCGTTAACGCCCTGAATATCCGTGACGACGTTGTGCACGCGCTTGTTGTAAATGGTCTGGCGCTTAATCTGGAGCAGGTTCAAATCAGGAATATCGGTGGCGATGATGCGTTGGAACTGTTTGTACAATTCCACGCGTTTTTCAGGATCGGTTTCCACCGCAGCCTGCTCAAGCAGACGGTCTACTTCTGGGTTGCTGTAATGTGAACCGTTACCGAAAGGCACGCCCGGTTGATAGGTTTTTGACCAATACAGGCGCTGGACGCCCACGGCTGGATCAAACAGGTTCGAGATGGATCCGTTGTTAAAATCAAAGTCGCGGTCGGTATACACGCGCTTAACGAAAGTGGCGAAGTCCTGAGAGCGAATGGTGACGTCAATACCGACTTTAGCCAGCGCCGATTTGAGGTATTCCGCTACGCGTTTGAAGCTGTCGCCATAGGGCATGAAATCATGTACCAGCGTGAAGCGGATACCGTTTGCCTGACGTGGGAAGCCCGCTTCGTCCAGCAGTTGGTTCGCTTTGGCAATATCGAAACCATAAGGTGACGGCGTTGTATCATGGAACTGCGCCAGTTCCGGCGTAATCGGCGTTGGTGAGCTTACCGCATAGCCGTACCACACTACATTTTTCAACACATCAATGTTGATGCTGTGCGCAATGGCTTGACGAACCTTTAGGTTCTTCAGATAAGGGTTATCCAGATTGAACTCGATGCGGGTTTGCGTCGGGCTGTAACCATAGCCAGCGGTTTCAATGCCCAGCTTGGGGTTTTTCTTGATGCGTTCAATTTCACTCAGCGGAACGGGAGAGTCGCTTCCCAGATCCAATGCGCCGGTTTCAAGCGCAATGGTGCGAGTAGCGGCATCGGGGATGATCTTCACCACCAGTTTATCGACGTAAGGCTTGGGGCTGTCCCAGTAGTTCGGGTTACGTTCATAAAGGATATGGCTGCCACGCACCCATTCCTTGAACACAAACGGGCCAGTACCAATCGGCGCAGTATTGTGAGGATTAGACAGAATGTCTGTGCCTTCGTATAAGTGCTTCGGCACGATAGGTGCTTCGTTGGCGGAGAACGCGCTCAGCAGATAAGGTGCCGGTTTTGACAGTTCCAGGATCGCGGTGTACGGATCGGGAGTCTTCACTTCGGTGACGTTGGCAAAGGTGCCCTGACCGCGCGAATTGTATTTTTTGACGGTCAGAATGGAAAACGCGACGTCCGCAGACGTGAAATCTTGCCCGTCATGCCATTTCACGCCTTTACGCAGGTGGAACGTATATTGTTTACCGTCCGGGCTAACTGACCAACTGGTCGCAAGCTGTGGGGTTGGTTTCATATCAAAATCGTAATTCAGCAGCCCTTCAATCACCTTGGCGTTGATCTTCATTACCGCGCCGCTGGTGCTAACCAGACTGGTTAAGACCGGTGGCTCAGGCTCGGCCAGAAAATTCAGCGTGCCGCCGCGCTTGGGCGTCAACGTTTCAGCCTGTGCGGCAAGGCCGAAGAGCGAAGATGTCAGAATTAGCGCTGACAAGAAGAAATTTTTTTTCATATTTCCCATCCGTATGCAGAGGGCAGAGGTGTGCGCTCCGCCTTTATTTTTTTAATGGCGTGTTTTGAATGATGTGTTTGGGGTGACAACGCACCTTTCTCTTCAGGAGGAAGAGAAATCAGGCTGGGTTAAGTCAACATCGGGGCAGTAATGAAATAACGTCATTACCGTTGCTGTGTGGCGTAATGGGTTTCATGCTGCGTTCCTGGTTTGAATAACGAACAAAGAATAAAACTGCCTGAATGTTAAAGCGGATCACTTAAGCCTCATTTTAGGAGAAACACGGGGATGAGGTTCCCGCAGGGATACCTCGCTCCGTGTTTCTCGGTTCTTAAACGATCGACATTATCCTGAACCACCTCTTTATTTTCTGGTTAAACCCTAGCCCAACATGCGTTTTAAACGAACGTTTAAATATGGATAACGAATGCCGAATTATGCATAAGCTATTCACTCTTCTTGCTGTTGGGGACGTGGATAATTCAGGTTATTATCCACCCTGCTAATTACTTATCCTGAGGTTGTCATGGCGATTAAACGTTATCCACATCTTGCGCATTGGGGCGCGTTTACCGCTGTGGTTGAAGACGGCAGGCTGATTCGATGCGAGCCGTTTGCAGGCGATCCAGCCCCTTCCCCTATGCTCGATTCCATCGCGCCGCTGGTGTATTCCGACCGACGTATCCGTCGTCCGTCTGTACGCCGTTCCTGGCTCCGGAAGCGAGAAAACAGCGACAAAACGCTGCGCGGTCGGGAGGATTTTGTTGAGGTGGATTGGGACGTGGCGCTCGATCTCGTTGCGCAGGAGAATCGCCGTATTCGCGATCGCTACGGTGCAGATGGCCTTTTTGCCGGTTCTTACGGCTGGTCGTCAGCCGGGCGTTATCACCACGCGCGATCTCAGGTGCGCCGCTTCTATTTCTCCGGCGGCGGTGCGGTCGATCAGCAGGGAAATTATAGCTGGGGCGCAGCGCAGTTCTTCCTGCCTTATGTGATTGGCACCTTCCATCCGCTGACGGGCAAGGTGACCGAATGGCGCAGCGTTGCTGAGCACTGTGATATTTTTCTCGCGTTTGGTGGGCTGGCGCTGAAAAATTCGCAGGTAGCCTCCGGCGGCGCCGGGCACCATACGCTCAAGCCCGCATTGGAAGCGCTGGTGGAGAAAGGAATTCCCGTTATTAACATCAGCCCGATGCGCGATGATTGTCCTGAATTTGTGAATGCCGAGTGGATCCCCATCCGCCCGAATACCGATGTCGCGCTGATGCTGGCGCTAGGCTATGAGATTCAGCGTCTGGGCGCTGACGATAAGGATTTCCTGCAACGCTACTGCGTTGGTTATGAGCAACTGAGTGACTA contains these protein-coding regions:
- a CDS encoding ABC transporter permease; its protein translation is MNNLSPENLTPKKAAVDGVHSATTHALKTPFLLSPEVRAFIRNPAGMAGLLLLITVFLMAVFAPLLYPGDPLDMVAQPFLWPGENPDFPLGTDSMGRDIAAGIVHGSQVSLQIGFSAVMVSLLIGTVIGALAGYFGGRVDDLLVHITELFQTFPTFLLVVVLVAIGSPSVTLISLAIGIASWPTIARLVRAEFRSLRESDFVLAARSQGFSSLRIIFQEMLPNALPSIIVTTSVMVASAILIESALSFLGFGDPNRVSWGSMIGAGRESLRTAWFLTALPGTALVLTVLSLNLVGDALNDALNPRLRGRSA
- a CDS encoding ABC transporter permease, which gives rise to MNKVERIGRVLWRTLLHALPTAIGIIILVFFLLQLVPGDAVDVLAGESGNATEATMAHLRAQFGLDQPILQQLSVYLGNLAQFSLGFSPRYNAPVMDLILSRLPGTLFLMLLSQVFAIVIGITLGAIMAVWAGKWPDRVLSLIALLLYSTPGFWIGLMTLILFSVHLDWLPSGGNITIGANLTGWAYFKDMLQHAILPVLALSSFFIAIYARLTRAAMLEIAQQDFVRTAHAKGLSPLWVTVRHILRCALLPITTVAGMHFGNLLGGAAVVETVFSWPGLGRLALEAVMARDFNVLLGVLLLSAFLVILANVLVDLLQSWLDPRIKAR
- a CDS encoding ABC transporter substrate-binding protein codes for the protein MKKNFFLSALILTSSLFGLAAQAETLTPKRGGTLNFLAEPEPPVLTSLVSTSGAVMKINAKVIEGLLNYDFDMKPTPQLATSWSVSPDGKQYTFHLRKGVKWHDGQDFTSADVAFSILTVKKYNSRGQGTFANVTEVKTPDPYTAILELSKPAPYLLSAFSANEAPIVPKHLYEGTDILSNPHNTAPIGTGPFVFKEWVRGSHILYERNPNYWDSPKPYVDKLVVKIIPDAATRTIALETGALDLGSDSPVPLSEIERIKKNPKLGIETAGYGYSPTQTRIEFNLDNPYLKNLKVRQAIAHSINIDVLKNVVWYGYAVSSPTPITPELAQFHDTTPSPYGFDIAKANQLLDEAGFPRQANGIRFTLVHDFMPYGDSFKRVAEYLKSALAKVGIDVTIRSQDFATFVKRVYTDRDFDFNNGSISNLFDPAVGVQRLYWSKTYQPGVPFGNGSHYSNPEVDRLLEQAAVETDPEKRVELYKQFQRIIATDIPDLNLLQIKRQTIYNKRVHNVVTDIQGVNGSLADVWLDQ